One region of Synechococcus elongatus PCC 11801 genomic DNA includes:
- a CDS encoding peroxiredoxin produces MALAVGSPAPDFTALDDAGQSIQLSQFRGKTVVLYFYPKDDTPGCTKEACSFRDSYSAYQGKNIVVLGVSTDDSSSHEQFKTKFSLPFPLVADPDRSITQAYDVDGGGYAKRITYVIDGDGQIIRVYDSVKTDTHATDILADLGL; encoded by the coding sequence ATGGCTTTAGCAGTGGGTAGCCCCGCACCCGACTTTACAGCGCTGGATGATGCAGGCCAGAGCATTCAGCTCTCGCAGTTTCGGGGTAAGACTGTTGTGCTGTACTTCTATCCGAAGGACGATACCCCAGGTTGCACGAAAGAGGCGTGCAGCTTCCGTGATTCCTACAGTGCTTACCAGGGCAAAAACATTGTTGTCTTGGGCGTCAGTACCGATGATTCCAGCTCTCACGAGCAATTCAAAACCAAGTTCAGCCTGCCATTCCCGTTGGTGGCCGACCCCGATCGCAGCATCACCCAAGCTTATGACGTGGATGGCGGTGGCTATGCCAAGCGGATCACCTATGTGATCGACGGTGACGGGCAGATTATTCGCGTCTACGACAGCGTCAAAACTGACACCCACGCAACCGATATTTTGGCGGACTTGGGGCTCTAG
- a CDS encoding cation:proton antiporter → MLANWIGILLGGFLAGQVSRRLGAPALIGMILWGILLGPQVSQWLSPALLEQASSWRTLAVMVILVKAGLGLDREKLAQQGSVALRLGILPAACEALVVAIAAHYLLNFDWLTGLLLGCVIGAESPAVIVPGMLRLKQLGLGVRKGIPDAILTGSALSDVLLLLVFSLLLALLTPGDGQGWTLPGLGQINPWILLPIQVLLQVGLGAVLGFVAARLLVRMLGQQRWTQTLTQDTLVTAAIALGLVLAAERLPIFSGYLAVMALGYFVVELDAPLARRLRQGFDSLWAIAQIALFVLLGAGLPLTALVQLWQPGLLILLLGTLVGRSLGWALSTWGSNWNWRERSFLLAGNSAKATVQAAIGGVPLAAGLPEGQSILAIAVLSIVLTAPLGAWAIPTFAPRLLSRDPVDPTQVSRDRPVRLLAAVDTSPLAIAVLLKAAELARRSEAEVVILHVAQASDDRSLLALQEQIQRSLADIRHQFWLREGAIPETIDRCAQDWGADEIILGKHEQPHLPEVRLGSVSQTLLDVSTIPVILVEPVAADQTS, encoded by the coding sequence ATGTTGGCCAATTGGATAGGAATCTTACTCGGGGGCTTTCTGGCCGGACAGGTCAGCCGTCGCCTTGGTGCCCCCGCACTCATCGGCATGATCCTCTGGGGAATCCTGCTAGGTCCTCAGGTGAGCCAGTGGCTCAGTCCAGCTCTTTTGGAGCAAGCCAGCAGCTGGCGAACTCTCGCCGTGATGGTCATTCTGGTCAAAGCCGGTCTTGGGCTCGATCGCGAAAAACTGGCTCAGCAGGGATCAGTAGCGCTGCGACTGGGGATTTTGCCCGCTGCCTGTGAAGCACTGGTGGTGGCGATCGCGGCCCATTACCTACTGAACTTTGACTGGCTGACAGGGTTACTGCTGGGCTGCGTCATCGGGGCAGAATCACCAGCAGTGATTGTGCCGGGGATGCTGCGGCTCAAGCAACTGGGACTGGGGGTGCGCAAGGGTATTCCCGATGCCATTTTGACGGGCAGTGCCCTCTCGGATGTGTTACTGCTCTTGGTGTTTAGTCTGCTGCTAGCGCTATTGACCCCAGGGGATGGGCAAGGCTGGACACTGCCAGGGCTGGGGCAAATCAACCCTTGGATCCTGCTGCCAATCCAAGTGCTCCTACAAGTTGGCTTGGGCGCCGTCTTAGGTTTTGTCGCGGCGCGACTGCTCGTTCGCATGCTGGGACAACAGCGCTGGACGCAAACGCTGACCCAAGACACGCTGGTGACCGCTGCGATCGCCTTGGGATTAGTCCTTGCCGCCGAGCGACTGCCCATTTTCTCCGGCTATCTGGCCGTGATGGCTCTGGGCTATTTCGTTGTGGAGCTAGATGCACCACTGGCACGCCGGCTGAGGCAAGGCTTCGACAGTCTTTGGGCGATTGCCCAAATTGCCCTGTTTGTTCTGTTAGGGGCGGGCTTACCCCTGACGGCCTTGGTGCAACTCTGGCAACCGGGGCTCCTGATCTTGCTCTTGGGCACACTCGTTGGCCGCAGTCTGGGTTGGGCACTCTCCACCTGGGGCAGCAATTGGAACTGGCGGGAGCGCAGCTTTCTCCTAGCAGGCAATTCAGCGAAAGCCACGGTACAAGCTGCGATCGGGGGTGTGCCTCTGGCTGCGGGACTACCCGAGGGGCAAAGTATTCTGGCGATCGCGGTGCTCTCAATTGTGCTGACTGCCCCCCTCGGAGCTTGGGCGATTCCCACCTTTGCTCCCCGCCTCTTGAGCCGTGATCCGGTTGACCCCACCCAAGTCAGTCGCGATCGCCCGGTGCGCTTGCTCGCTGCCGTCGATACCTCGCCTTTGGCGATCGCCGTGTTGCTCAAAGCTGCGGAATTAGCCCGGCGATCGGAGGCAGAGGTGGTGATCCTGCATGTTGCACAAGCCAGTGATGACCGCTCTCTTCTGGCCTTACAGGAACAAATTCAGCGATCGCTCGCCGATATTCGCCATCAGTTCTGGCTGCGGGAAGGCGCAATTCCCGAAACCATCGATCGCTGCGCCCAGGATTGGGGAGCTGACGAAATTATTCTCGGCAAGCATGAACAACCGCACTTGCCTGAAGTTCGGTTAGGGTCTGTCTCGCAAACCCTGCTCGACGTCAGCACCATTCCTGTCATCTTGGTCGAGCCGGTCGCTGCAGATCAAACTTCCTGA
- a CDS encoding phage holin family protein has translation MDLLVTWLVTAFALLIVAWLPTGVEIEGFGKALIAALVFGLLNALVKPVLQILALPFNILTLGLFSFVVNAIVFALAATLVSGFNLRNGFWSALLGSIALSLVSRLLGLLLPSS, from the coding sequence ATGGATTTACTGGTGACTTGGCTGGTGACGGCCTTTGCCTTGCTGATTGTGGCTTGGCTGCCCACGGGGGTTGAAATTGAGGGTTTTGGCAAGGCCCTGATCGCAGCCTTAGTCTTTGGGCTGTTGAATGCTTTGGTCAAGCCGGTGCTCCAAATCTTGGCGCTGCCTTTCAACATCCTGACCCTGGGCCTCTTTAGCTTTGTCGTCAACGCGATCGTGTTTGCTTTGGCGGCAACCTTGGTGAGTGGCTTCAACCTGCGTAATGGCTTTTGGTCCGCATTGCTGGGCTCGATCGCCCTCAGCTTGGTGTCGCGCCTACTGGGTTTGCTGCTGCCGAGTTCTTAA
- a CDS encoding NAD(P)/FAD-dependent oxidoreductase, translating to MDWLVIGGGLTGVAIAYELQRQGSQVHLVDPQLPETAATRFSYGGAPFWAATSPALADVFTESRRIYAELSAATGLTLCSDRQILLTCSEGDQIAIAQSLFANLAQPPQLLDRAEAIAQEPLLADGETVAAFVSPHPIYDPETVVLAYRQAFLAIGGQISCDRIEAIQPQVQGSQRTYTADRLVIAAGASSIAWARSLGYRWPLYFSHAEILETPPLDLRLRAIVMPALQQRFSLERQADQWDWDSPEVPAEFASILDAGAVQLSDRRYRLGQISRLATCPEDYCSATESEQQIRVALASVLPAVSVLPATRHHCYVSFSADGLPVAGHTLEHPQVYWFTGFSGPFAWVPGLARHLASVWSQSLTIDSLACQVSPQRWSMV from the coding sequence ATGGATTGGCTCGTCATTGGGGGTGGCTTGACGGGCGTGGCAATCGCCTATGAATTGCAGCGGCAAGGATCTCAGGTTCACCTCGTTGATCCGCAATTACCCGAGACGGCTGCCACTCGCTTTAGCTATGGCGGCGCACCCTTTTGGGCTGCCACCAGTCCAGCGCTCGCGGATGTCTTTACTGAGAGTCGGCGGATCTATGCCGAACTGAGTGCTGCGACGGGGCTGACCTTGTGCAGCGATCGCCAAATCCTGTTGACCTGCAGTGAGGGTGATCAAATTGCGATCGCGCAATCGCTGTTTGCCAACCTTGCCCAACCGCCGCAATTACTCGATCGCGCTGAAGCGATCGCCCAAGAACCATTACTCGCTGATGGCGAGACTGTGGCAGCCTTTGTCAGCCCGCATCCTATCTACGACCCAGAAACGGTTGTGCTGGCTTATCGCCAAGCCTTTCTGGCGATCGGCGGACAAATCAGCTGCGATCGCATTGAAGCCATTCAGCCTCAAGTTCAAGGCAGTCAGCGTACATATACCGCCGATCGCCTTGTGATTGCTGCCGGAGCTAGCAGTATCGCTTGGGCGCGATCGCTGGGTTATCGCTGGCCGCTCTATTTCAGCCATGCAGAAATTCTGGAAACGCCGCCGCTGGATTTGCGGCTCCGCGCGATCGTCATGCCTGCATTACAGCAACGATTCTCGCTGGAACGGCAAGCAGATCAATGGGACTGGGACAGTCCAGAAGTACCAGCAGAATTTGCCAGCATTCTGGATGCAGGAGCCGTGCAACTGAGCGATCGCCGCTATCGGTTGGGGCAAATCAGTCGCCTTGCAACCTGTCCAGAGGATTACTGCTCAGCAACTGAAAGTGAGCAGCAGATTCGTGTGGCTCTAGCCTCCGTTTTGCCAGCTGTTAGTGTTTTACCTGCCACTCGCCATCACTGCTATGTCAGCTTTAGCGCTGATGGCCTGCCCGTCGCGGGTCATACCCTCGAACATCCACAGGTCTATTGGTTCACAGGCTTTAGCGGCCCCTTTGCTTGGGTGCCCGGATTGGCCCGTCACCTCGCTTCAGTGTGGTCACAGTCACTAACGATCGATTCACTAGCCTGCCAAGTCTCTCCTCAGCGCTGGTCAATGGTCTGA
- a CDS encoding Fe(3+) ABC transporter substrate-binding protein: MPESLFTRRDFLLGGTALAGTLLFDSLGDWRRRAEAAETEVNLYSGRHYNTDSQIYREFTQKTGIKVNLIEGEADALLARIKSEGSRSPADVFITVDAGRLWQATQANLLRPLSQSQAPKLYQAVPANLRDPQGRWFALSKRARVIMYNRDRVSASQLSTYENLVNPRWRDQILVRSSSNIYNLSWVGEMIAADGAAKTEAWARGLVQNFARQPQGNDTAQILACAAGIGSLAIANTYYLVRLFKSRKPEEREAAKKIRVFFPNQKGRGTHVNISGAGILRTAPNPRAAQLLLEFLLSSQAQAIFARGNGEYPVLRGVSLDPILAGFGRFKESTISAAVFGANNAQALQLMDRAGWK; the protein is encoded by the coding sequence ATGCCTGAATCACTGTTCACCCGTCGAGACTTTTTACTGGGTGGTACAGCCCTCGCTGGTACCTTGTTGTTCGATAGCTTGGGCGACTGGCGTCGTCGCGCAGAAGCTGCCGAGACTGAAGTTAACTTGTATTCTGGTCGGCACTACAATACCGACAGCCAGATCTATCGAGAATTTACCCAAAAAACTGGAATCAAAGTGAATTTGATTGAGGGTGAAGCAGATGCTCTATTAGCGCGGATCAAGAGCGAAGGCAGCCGTAGCCCTGCTGATGTTTTCATAACGGTGGATGCTGGTCGGCTGTGGCAGGCAACCCAAGCGAATTTGCTCAGGCCATTGAGTCAATCGCAAGCGCCCAAACTGTATCAAGCCGTTCCCGCCAACCTTCGCGATCCACAAGGTCGTTGGTTTGCACTTTCCAAGCGGGCACGGGTGATTATGTATAACCGCGATCGCGTCAGTGCTAGCCAACTCTCAACTTATGAAAATCTAGTCAATCCTCGCTGGCGCGATCAAATCCTCGTACGGAGTTCTAGCAATATCTACAACCTTTCTTGGGTTGGAGAGATGATTGCAGCAGACGGTGCCGCTAAAACAGAGGCTTGGGCTCGTGGCCTCGTGCAGAATTTTGCTCGTCAACCCCAGGGTAATGACACGGCTCAAATTCTAGCTTGTGCGGCTGGGATTGGTTCATTGGCGATCGCAAACACCTACTATTTAGTCCGACTCTTCAAGTCAAGAAAGCCAGAAGAACGAGAAGCAGCTAAAAAAATTCGGGTTTTCTTCCCCAATCAAAAAGGTCGTGGCACCCATGTCAATATTAGTGGTGCTGGTATTCTCCGTACGGCACCCAATCCACGAGCTGCGCAACTCCTACTTGAGTTCCTGCTCAGTAGTCAAGCTCAGGCAATTTTTGCCCGAGGGAATGGAGAATATCCAGTTCTAAGAGGTGTTTCTCTGGACCCCATCTTGGCTGGCTTTGGCCGATTTAAAGAATCTACAATCAGCGCTGCTGTCTTTGGTGCTAATAATGCCCAAGCGCTGCAATTGATGGATCGTGCAGGCTGGAAATAA
- a CDS encoding Crp/Fnr family transcriptional regulator, translating to MIASHLTPKKAAIANSKVVPLRSATAGIQVWSRNTSLPTQSTWCIQTGFVRSLTWDEAGELITLGIWGPGDWIGGSLSRLQPYELQCLTPVTATAIADPLDNLDSTLVLQLQQVEELLSIIRLRRVPSRLLRLLHWLTLRFGLQAEHGWMLDLHLTHQVLADIIGSTRVTITKLINQFEAEGRLIRLSGQRLLVPDLTQLLPIDPVEI from the coding sequence ATGATTGCCAGCCATCTCACTCCGAAAAAAGCCGCGATCGCCAATAGCAAGGTTGTCCCATTGCGATCCGCTACTGCCGGCATCCAAGTCTGGAGTCGCAATACCTCTTTGCCAACCCAATCGACATGGTGCATTCAAACAGGCTTTGTTCGCAGCCTCACTTGGGATGAAGCTGGCGAGCTGATCACGTTAGGGATTTGGGGTCCCGGTGACTGGATTGGCGGCTCGCTTTCACGCCTGCAACCCTACGAGTTGCAATGTCTGACGCCGGTCACTGCAACCGCGATCGCCGATCCGCTCGACAACCTCGACAGTACTCTCGTTTTACAACTGCAGCAGGTAGAGGAACTCCTGAGCATCATCCGACTGCGTCGAGTTCCCAGTCGACTGCTGCGCCTACTGCACTGGCTCACCCTGCGTTTTGGTCTGCAAGCTGAGCATGGTTGGATGTTGGACTTGCACCTCACCCATCAAGTTCTGGCAGATATTATCGGCAGCACTAGGGTGACGATTACCAAACTAATCAATCAGTTTGAAGCAGAGGGACGATTAATTCGTCTTAGTGGGCAACGCTTATTAGTCCCTGATCTCACGCAACTCTTACCAATCGATCCTGTTGAGATCTAA
- a CDS encoding branched-chain amino acid ABC transporter permease: MASPDLAQLAQLTVNGLANGSLLALAATGLTLIYGILRLTNFAQGEFLTLGAYFTLVANSTGLSLWVAMPLGAIATIALCLLGESILWEPLRRQRVNNTTLIILTIGLSLLLRNLVILIWGAGNQAYRLAVQPALTMLGLRITLNSLLVILGAAAALILLHLVLQHTAIGKGMRAIADDPDLARVSGVPVETVIRWTWVIAGGLTAIAGGLYGLITAVRPTMGWNLILPLFASAILGGIGSPYGAIAGGLILGLAQELSTYWLPAEYKLAVAFVILIAVLLIKPQGLFAR; the protein is encoded by the coding sequence ATGGCCAGCCCAGACCTCGCCCAATTGGCTCAACTCACCGTGAATGGTCTGGCTAACGGCAGCTTACTGGCGCTTGCAGCCACCGGACTGACGTTGATCTATGGCATTTTGCGGCTGACCAACTTTGCCCAAGGCGAATTTTTAACCCTCGGTGCTTATTTCACACTTGTCGCGAACAGCACCGGATTGAGTCTTTGGGTCGCCATGCCGTTAGGGGCGATCGCCACAATCGCTCTTTGTTTACTAGGAGAGTCGATCCTCTGGGAACCGCTGCGACGGCAACGGGTGAACAACACCACATTGATCATCCTGACGATTGGTCTATCGCTGTTGCTGCGCAATCTAGTGATTTTGATTTGGGGCGCTGGCAACCAAGCCTATCGGCTCGCCGTTCAGCCAGCGTTAACCATGCTGGGGTTGCGGATCACCCTCAATAGTCTGCTGGTCATTCTTGGAGCAGCCGCAGCCTTGATTCTGCTCCATTTGGTTCTGCAGCACACCGCGATCGGCAAGGGCATGCGAGCGATCGCTGATGATCCAGATCTGGCACGAGTCAGCGGCGTTCCCGTTGAAACAGTAATTCGTTGGACTTGGGTGATTGCCGGTGGCTTAACTGCGATCGCGGGCGGACTGTATGGCCTGATTACTGCTGTGCGACCGACCATGGGCTGGAATTTGATCCTGCCGCTATTTGCCAGCGCCATCCTCGGCGGGATTGGTAGTCCCTATGGGGCGATCGCAGGGGGCTTGATTCTTGGCTTGGCGCAGGAACTCAGCACCTACTGGCTACCTGCGGAATACAAGCTGGCTGTGGCTTTTGTGATTTTGATTGCCGTGCTGCTGATCAAACCCCAAGGACTGTTTGCTCGCTGA
- a CDS encoding class II glutamine amidotransferase — protein sequence MCELLGMSANTPTDLCFSFRGFSARGGRTGEHRDGWGCAFYLGDRLLRVIDPEPAAESPLADVLRRVPIRSKLALSHIRKATQGSVDPRNCHPFSQKLGDREWVFAHNGHIEFELLRDRCPLKYYLPQGETDSEHLFCWILDRLAALVQPEPEQVLAILRDLSDRLPSPSIVNFLLGDGRYLYAHCSTSLAWVTRRYPFTKASLIDEDHTIDFAGCTRPSDVVSIIATRPLTQDEVWTVLNPGDLLVLAEGELVAQTATTPIAIAS from the coding sequence ATGTGCGAACTCCTGGGGATGAGTGCCAATACCCCCACTGATCTCTGCTTTTCGTTTCGCGGCTTTTCAGCGCGGGGCGGGCGCACAGGGGAACATCGCGACGGTTGGGGCTGTGCATTTTATCTTGGCGATCGCCTGCTACGGGTCATCGATCCCGAACCGGCAGCAGAGTCGCCCCTCGCTGATGTCCTGCGCCGCGTGCCAATCCGGTCCAAGTTGGCGCTGTCCCACATCCGCAAGGCCACGCAGGGAAGCGTTGACCCCCGCAACTGCCATCCCTTCTCACAAAAACTGGGCGATCGCGAATGGGTGTTTGCCCACAACGGTCACATCGAATTCGAACTGCTGCGCGATCGCTGCCCTTTGAAGTACTACTTGCCCCAAGGGGAAACGGATAGCGAACACCTGTTCTGCTGGATCCTCGATCGGCTAGCTGCGCTAGTCCAACCAGAACCGGAGCAGGTGCTAGCAATTCTGCGTGATCTTAGCGATCGCCTGCCCAGTCCCAGCATTGTTAATTTCCTGCTGGGCGATGGACGCTATCTCTATGCCCACTGCTCTACGTCCTTAGCCTGGGTGACGCGGCGCTATCCCTTTACCAAAGCCAGCTTGATCGATGAGGATCACACGATCGACTTTGCAGGCTGCACGCGCCCCAGTGATGTCGTCAGCATCATTGCCACCCGTCCTCTGACACAAGATGAGGTCTGGACAGTCCTTAACCCAGGTGATCTCTTGGTGCTGGCGGAGGGTGAGCTAGTCGCACAAACGGCAACAACACCGATCGCGATCGCCTCTTAA
- the rnhA gene encoding ribonuclease HI — translation MSDAILRLYTDGACTGNPGPGGWGVQIQFADGSIQELGGYAAATTNNRMELQAAIAALEFWRDQSPQQPVTLYTDSEYVIKGITQWLKGWQRKGWKTAQGKPVLNQDLWMHLDDLNAPLVQWQHVRGHNGDPSNERCDQIARSFAQQRPLPLCQRSDAPLQSGQPQQEPARMPEVVTPESGESPRDRSHRLRDVLDCLQIAEVIADKQFLITSSELADLMDVNASAVTSRGEEWIWRNWRVKRDRREGNQILWQLERIR, via the coding sequence ATGTCTGATGCCATCCTCCGCCTCTACACTGATGGCGCTTGCACAGGGAACCCGGGACCTGGGGGGTGGGGGGTACAGATTCAGTTTGCTGACGGCAGCATTCAAGAGTTAGGCGGGTATGCGGCTGCCACGACGAACAATCGGATGGAACTCCAAGCTGCGATCGCGGCATTGGAGTTCTGGCGTGATCAATCCCCTCAGCAACCGGTGACGCTCTACACCGATAGCGAATACGTCATTAAAGGGATCACGCAGTGGCTCAAGGGTTGGCAGCGCAAGGGTTGGAAGACGGCTCAGGGCAAGCCGGTGCTCAATCAGGATTTGTGGATGCACCTCGATGACCTCAATGCCCCCTTGGTGCAATGGCAGCACGTGCGCGGTCACAACGGCGATCCCAGCAATGAGCGTTGTGATCAAATTGCCCGTAGTTTTGCCCAGCAACGCCCGTTACCGCTCTGCCAACGGTCGGATGCACCACTACAATCGGGGCAGCCACAGCAGGAGCCCGCTAGGATGCCTGAAGTTGTGACCCCAGAGTCGGGGGAGAGCCCCCGCGATCGCAGCCATCGCCTACGTGATGTGCTGGACTGCTTGCAAATTGCAGAAGTCATTGCTGATAAGCAATTTTTAATCACCAGTTCCGAACTCGCGGATCTTATGGACGTCAATGCCAGCGCGGTGACCAGCCGAGGTGAGGAATGGATTTGGCGCAACTGGCGAGTGAAGCGCGATCGCCGCGAGGGCAATCAAATTCTCTGGCAACTGGAACGAATCCGTTGA
- a CDS encoding lipid kinase yields the protein MWEILCLGLRLFSRSIFLKRRALLLVNRRSRRGRRLLRPAIAQLEAAGLELVQPLLSRHSDYSDVIVAHRDRVDLVIVGGGDGSLNAAARGLVETQLPLGVLPLGTANDLARTLALPTDLNQACQVIAQGQTQAIDLGWVNGYYYFNVASLGLSVKITQGLTSGVKRRWGVFAYALVALRSLWRFRPFRAEIRVGDRVRQTKTVQIAVGNGRYYGGGLAIAHDAAIDDQRLDLYSLSIDHWWQIIPLLPALYHGRYPTPLTEQCGPGETIEIRTRRHRHINTDGEIHTTTPARFRVIPQALRIFVPATVTGSPPAQ from the coding sequence TTGTGGGAAATTCTGTGCCTCGGTCTTCGCCTGTTTTCAAGGAGCATTTTTCTGAAGCGACGTGCTTTGTTGCTGGTCAATCGGCGATCGCGCCGTGGTCGCAGGCTCCTGCGTCCGGCGATCGCCCAGCTCGAAGCAGCTGGCTTGGAGTTGGTGCAACCGTTGCTAAGCCGCCACAGCGACTATTCCGATGTGATTGTGGCTCATCGCGATCGCGTCGACTTAGTCATTGTCGGTGGTGGTGATGGCAGCCTGAATGCTGCCGCGCGGGGGTTAGTCGAAACGCAACTGCCGTTGGGTGTGCTGCCGCTCGGAACCGCTAATGATTTAGCCCGCACCTTGGCGTTGCCCACCGATCTCAATCAGGCCTGTCAAGTCATTGCCCAAGGGCAAACCCAAGCCATCGATCTCGGCTGGGTGAACGGCTACTACTACTTCAATGTGGCGAGCCTGGGGCTGAGCGTCAAAATCACCCAAGGGTTGACCTCTGGCGTCAAACGTCGCTGGGGGGTGTTTGCCTACGCGCTAGTTGCGCTGCGATCGCTCTGGCGCTTCCGACCTTTTCGTGCCGAAATTCGAGTTGGCGATCGCGTGCGCCAAACGAAGACAGTGCAAATTGCGGTTGGGAATGGTCGTTACTATGGCGGGGGGCTGGCTATCGCCCATGATGCGGCGATCGATGACCAACGGCTCGACCTTTACAGTCTTTCGATCGATCACTGGTGGCAGATTATTCCTCTGCTACCTGCGCTCTACCACGGTCGCTATCCGACGCCACTGACCGAGCAATGTGGCCCTGGGGAAACCATCGAAATCCGTACTCGTCGCCATCGTCACATCAACACCGATGGTGAAATTCACACCACGACCCCAGCTCGATTCCGCGTCATCCCCCAAGCCCTGCGAATTTTTGTGCCTGCCACCGTCACGGGATCGCCCCCAGCCCAGTAA
- a CDS encoding site-2 protease family protein, translating to MQSGWRIGSILGIPLRIDPSWFVIVALVTFSYAETFRSQQPTWSPGLLWGSALAMAILLFVSVLAHELGHSLIAQAQGIRVSSITLFLFGGVAAIERESRTPAGAFWVAIAGPLVSLALALLLLISQLWWPVGSPAQVLSLNLGRLNFILAVFNLIPGLPLDGGQVLKAIAWKITGDRYRAVHWAANSGRLLSGAAMAIGLFSWLLLPGGFGGLWLALLGWFGWRNATAYDRTTTLQQALLSISAQSAMSRRYRVLEGSLTLRQFAELLIIEEQEGFAYFVASDGRYRGRISLTTLRQTERSRWDSLTLADLAEPFDCLPSVPETANLAQTIVVLQTARPSYVTVLTPSGAVAGIIDHADVIQALGKKLGFQLPPSELQQIRGQATYPEGLPLEMLAQSVLNN from the coding sequence ATGCAGAGTGGCTGGCGTATTGGCTCCATTTTGGGAATCCCACTCAGAATTGATCCCTCATGGTTTGTGATCGTGGCGCTGGTCACCTTCAGCTACGCCGAAACCTTCCGATCTCAGCAACCGACTTGGTCACCCGGGCTCCTGTGGGGATCGGCCCTAGCCATGGCGATCCTGCTCTTCGTCTCAGTGTTGGCCCATGAGTTGGGACACAGTCTGATTGCCCAAGCCCAGGGCATCCGGGTCAGCTCGATCACGCTCTTCCTGTTTGGAGGCGTTGCAGCAATCGAACGAGAGTCTCGGACACCCGCCGGTGCCTTTTGGGTGGCGATCGCGGGGCCCTTGGTCAGCTTGGCGTTAGCCCTGTTGCTCTTGATCAGTCAGCTCTGGTGGCCGGTAGGTTCACCCGCGCAAGTGCTGTCGCTCAATTTAGGGCGGCTGAACTTTATCTTGGCGGTGTTCAATCTCATCCCCGGTCTGCCCTTGGATGGTGGGCAAGTGCTCAAGGCGATCGCGTGGAAAATCACTGGCGATCGCTATCGAGCCGTGCATTGGGCTGCGAATTCGGGGCGCCTCCTCAGTGGCGCTGCAATGGCGATCGGGCTATTTAGCTGGTTACTGTTGCCGGGGGGCTTTGGCGGCCTCTGGCTGGCCTTGCTGGGCTGGTTTGGCTGGCGCAATGCCACGGCCTACGATCGCACGACAACCCTGCAACAGGCGTTGCTATCCATCTCGGCGCAGTCGGCCATGAGCCGTCGCTATCGAGTCTTGGAGGGATCGCTGACGCTGCGGCAGTTTGCAGAACTGCTGATCATTGAGGAACAGGAAGGCTTTGCCTACTTCGTGGCCAGCGATGGCCGCTATCGCGGGCGGATCAGTTTGACCACCCTGCGCCAGACCGAGCGATCGCGCTGGGATAGTCTGACGCTGGCGGATCTAGCAGAGCCATTCGACTGCCTACCCTCGGTGCCGGAGACCGCTAACCTCGCCCAGACCATTGTGGTGTTGCAAACGGCGCGACCGAGCTACGTCACAGTCCTCACCCCCAGCGGGGCAGTGGCAGGCATTATTGACCACGCCGATGTGATTCAAGCCCTCGGCAAAAAGCTGGGCTTCCAGCTCCCGCCCAGTGAGCTTCAGCAGATTCGGGGTCAAGCGACCTACCCCGAAGGCTTGCCCCTAGAAATGCTGGCGCAGTCGGTTCTTAACAACTGA